Within the Bacillus pumilus genome, the region AAGCGAGGGGTTATAACAGGGTGACAGCTGTGAGGCAGCCTGGATCTGTTTTCAAGCCGATCGCAGTATACGGACCTGCGCTACAGGAGAAAAAATTCCGACCTTATTCCCTGCTTGAAGACGAAGAAAAAAGCTATGACGGCTATTCACCAAAGAATTACGATGGGCAGTATGAAGGCAAGGTCACGATGGTGGAGGCCCTCATGAAAAGTAAAAATACAGCAGCGGTGTGGACATTAAGCCAGCTTGGTATTGATACTTCGAAAACGTATCTCGAGAAAATGGGAATCGATATTTCGGATCAAGGACTTGCGATAGCCCTTGGTGGTTTAGAAAAAGGGGTTTCTCCACTTCAAATTGCGGGAGCTTTCCACACATTTGCAAACGAAGGTGTATATAAAAAGCCTTTCTTCATTCAGAAAATCACCAATGATGAAGGAGAAACGGTAGAGAAAAATCGCAGTAAGTCAGAACGAGTGTTTAGCGTGCAGAATGCTTGGAATATGACAAGAATGCTGCAGCAAGTTGTCAAAGGCGGAACAGCCCAGAGCGGTTCATATGCTGGAGACTTAGCAGGGAAAACAGGCACCACCACATATTCAGGTGTGAAGGGTGCCACAAAGGATGCTTGGTTTGCCGGCTATACACCAAGTACAACGGGTGCGATCTGGATGGGGTATGACAAAACCGATAACAGTCACTACTTAACTGGCGGAAGTCAATACCCAGTGCAGCTGTTTAAGGATATATTAACGGCAGCCCAAATGACGAATGAAACGTTTAAAAAACCAGAGGGGATTAAAGAACTTCAAGCACCAATTCATTTAGAAGGACTTTCTGGATTTGAAGCCCGCTATGTGTTTAAAATCAAAGGATTGTTTACATTAGAGCTGTCTTGGGAGAAGCAAGAGGATAAACGGGTAGAATACCGTATTTATGAAAAGAGGAATGGAAACGAGACGCTGATTGATTCAGTGACAGGCGCAAATAACTACACAATGCCGTATGCTAATGTGTTTTCAGATGCGGAATATAAGGTGGTTCCATATAATACCCAAACGGAAGAAGAAGGAGAAGGCAGTCCATATGTCAAGCCAGAGGCTTTTGGACGTTAATATTCGGCGATTTTTTGAACAATGAGCCGGTTTAGTATACCGTGCCTTGAAAAAGCGGTATAGTAAAAGCAGTGTTTGAGCCTTATACAAAGAGAGTGTAAGGCGAAAGGTGGAATGAAAGGTAATGGGAAAAACGAAGGCTTTTAATGACACGTTCTTAAAGGCGTGCAAAGGGGAAAAAACAGACCATGTACCAGCTTGGTATATGAGGCAGGCAGGACGCTCACAGCCTGAATATCGTGCCCTTAAAGAAAAGTACGGGCTATTTGAAATTACGCATCAGCCAGAGCTATGTGCTTATGTAACACGACTTCCTGTAGAACAATATGGTGTAGATGCCGCGATTTTATATAAAGATATTATGACCCCGCTTCCAGCTATTGGAGTGGACGTTGAAATTAAAAATGGCATTGGACCTGTCATCGATTCACCGATTCGCACAAAAGCAGATATCGAACGTCTTGGGGAACTTCATCCAGAAGAAGACCTGCCATATGTGCTTGACACCATTCAGCTTTTAACGAAGGAGCAGCTAAATGTACCGCTTATCGGTTTTGCTGGTGCACCATTTACGATGGCGAGCTATATGATTGAAGGCGGTCCATCTAAAAACTATCATAAAACAAAAGCGCTCATGTACAGTGAGCCTGAGACATGGATGCTGCTCATGAACAAATTAGCGGATATGACGATCACGTACATACGTGCCCAGGTAAAAGCAGGGGTCAGTGCGTTTCAAATCTTCGACTCATGGGTGGGCGCATTAAATGCAGCGGACTACCGGACATTCATTAAACCTGTCATGCAGCGAATTTTCACAGAGTTGAAGAGTGAAAATGTACCAATGATCATGTACGGAGTTGGTGCAAGCCATCTCGTGAAAGATTGGCATGATTTGCCGCTAGACGTCGTTGGACTTGATTGGCGTATGAGTGTAGATGAAGCACGAAAAGAAGGGCTCACAAAAACGTTACAAGGAAATCTTGATCCAACAATCTTACTTTCTCCTTGGGAAGTCATTGAAGAAAGAGCAAAAGACATATTAGATCAAGGGATGAAATCAGATCACTTCATCTTTAACCTAGGTCATGGGGTATTTCCAGATGTTTCACCAGATACGTTAAAGAAGCTGACCGATTTTATTCACGATTATTCAGCTAAACATAAAAAATCATCCATCTAAACTATTTCGAATGATCTGAAGGAGTGTTGGTTGTGGAGAAAAAGAAAATGGGGCTTCTTGTCATGGCATATGGCACCCCGTATAAAGAAGAAGACATTGAGCGTTATTATACACATATTCGTAG harbors:
- a CDS encoding transglycosylase domain-containing protein, with the protein product MKKKKIIIPLVIVGSTIVLSFIGYLTILFLGHYVIDEKKLVFHASSQIIDQNGKELTSMYSENRDPVSIKDVPDKVAKAFVAVEDKRFYEHHGIDAQSISRAVYRDILAGGKVEGGSTITQQLAKNIFLTNDKTFLRKTKEVIIAINLERDYSKDKLLEMYLNQLYFGHGVYGIQAAANYYFSKDVKDLTVSEGATLAAMPKAPSTYSPVLHPDKNKQRRDTILNLMNEQGYLSSTETVEAKGRTLGIHLKKKSETPWVDSYVDLIIKEAESEYSISHEQLLQGGYTITVPIDMNLQKVAYDAMKNNRYFPGKSGSPESSAIFIDNESGGVKAAIGGREYQARGYNRVTAVRQPGSVFKPIAVYGPALQEKKFRPYSLLEDEEKSYDGYSPKNYDGQYEGKVTMVEALMKSKNTAAVWTLSQLGIDTSKTYLEKMGIDISDQGLAIALGGLEKGVSPLQIAGAFHTFANEGVYKKPFFIQKITNDEGETVEKNRSKSERVFSVQNAWNMTRMLQQVVKGGTAQSGSYAGDLAGKTGTTTYSGVKGATKDAWFAGYTPSTTGAIWMGYDKTDNSHYLTGGSQYPVQLFKDILTAAQMTNETFKKPEGIKELQAPIHLEGLSGFEARYVFKIKGLFTLELSWEKQEDKRVEYRIYEKRNGNETLIDSVTGANNYTMPYANVFSDAEYKVVPYNTQTEEEGEGSPYVKPEAFGR
- the hemE gene encoding uroporphyrinogen decarboxylase produces the protein MGKTKAFNDTFLKACKGEKTDHVPAWYMRQAGRSQPEYRALKEKYGLFEITHQPELCAYVTRLPVEQYGVDAAILYKDIMTPLPAIGVDVEIKNGIGPVIDSPIRTKADIERLGELHPEEDLPYVLDTIQLLTKEQLNVPLIGFAGAPFTMASYMIEGGPSKNYHKTKALMYSEPETWMLLMNKLADMTITYIRAQVKAGVSAFQIFDSWVGALNAADYRTFIKPVMQRIFTELKSENVPMIMYGVGASHLVKDWHDLPLDVVGLDWRMSVDEARKEGLTKTLQGNLDPTILLSPWEVIEERAKDILDQGMKSDHFIFNLGHGVFPDVSPDTLKKLTDFIHDYSAKHKKSSI